CCAGCCTGACCGGGGTGATCGGCATCTGGTGCGCGTACTCCTCCACCAGCCACCGGGGCAGCGCCGAGACGCCGCGCCCGGTTGCCACCATCTGCAGCATGATGTCCGTGGTTTCGATGGTTTTGTGCCGCGCCGGGCTGCTGTGGGCCGGCACCAGGAAACGGGTAAAGATATCCAGCCGCTCCGCATCTACCGGATAGGTAATCAGGGTCTCGCTTTCCAGATCGGCCGGCTCCACCCAGGGTTTCGAGGCCAGCGGGTGGCTGCGGGGCACTACCAGAACCTGCTCGTAATCAAAGACGGGCTCATAAACCAGACCTTTCCGGTGCAACGGGTCCGGCGTTACCAGCACGTCGATGTCATAGCCAAACAGTGCCCCGATACCTCCGAACTGGAAGCGCTGCTTCACATCCACATCCACACCCGGCCACTGCTCCAGGTAAGGCCCCACCACCTTCAGTAACCACTGGTAACAGGGATGGCACTCCATCCCTATCCGCAAGCTACCCCGCTGGCCCCGGGCGATCTGGCCCACCAACTCCTCGGCGTGCTCAAACTGCGGCAACAGCCGGTTCGCCAGCGACAACAGATATAGCCCAGAC
The DNA window shown above is from Marinobacter sp. SS13-12 and carries:
- a CDS encoding LysR family transcriptional regulator; translated protein: MIERNHLEIVREVDRCGSLTAAANALCLTQSALSHAIKKLEQQLGTAVWVREGRKLRPTQSGLYLLSLANRLLPQFEHAEELVGQIARGQRGSLRIGMECHPCYQWLLKVVGPYLEQWPGVDVDVKQRFQFGGIGALFGYDIDVLVTPDPLHRKGLVYEPVFDYEQVLVVPRSHPLASKPWVEPADLESETLITYPVDAERLDIFTRFLVPAHSSPARHKTIETTDIMLQMVATGRGVSALPRWLVEEYAHQMPITPVRLGQEGIDKQIFLGLRERDAGVEYLQSFMAMARETTWGLA